A portion of the Paenibacillus sp. PvR098 genome contains these proteins:
- a CDS encoding response regulator: MRVLIVDDEPLVRIGLKSAIRWEAGGMQIVGEAADGEEAMKLIMERKPDVVILDIKMPKKDGIAVLSEMKENGIKAKVIMLSSFDDFTLVKKAMMLGASDYFHKPGMNELEIEAALQKIKNEEESLHAAGENASNAVHDKETTLKKMLLEDLHGVQPSKIKESNVYVLMFSIKKYSQVLKRYTKDNALILPNSILNILSELLSREDEVEFVQLDENLYSVIVSHSETKSLQATFAHVNDIVYLISSSLKRFVNIDTVFGISETFQSFNGWKQATAQAKQALDRKFYHPNDPLFYFQPRKGDMEDELERINTYIAAMKNGLKEEKYDEFALNLAEWEQYLQDKECMNERDIHKIYQGLLFMMEDGEQYLENGNKLEEIEDFNELSSLYHTLFNEKLRERISQKNKEYSPLIRNILQYIETHYKENISLKSLGEHFHVSANYISRLFKQEVERGLFDYINDIRIEKAKELLKDYRYKIYEVAELVGFNSQVHFAIVFHKYVGMAPKEYRKEQV; the protein is encoded by the coding sequence ATGAGAGTATTAATTGTGGATGACGAACCATTGGTAAGAATCGGACTTAAATCAGCCATCCGCTGGGAAGCGGGGGGAATGCAAATCGTGGGAGAAGCGGCTGACGGCGAAGAGGCTATGAAGCTTATTATGGAACGGAAACCGGATGTCGTCATACTGGATATCAAAATGCCGAAAAAAGACGGTATTGCCGTATTGTCGGAAATGAAGGAAAACGGTATTAAAGCCAAGGTGATTATGTTAAGCAGCTTTGATGATTTCACTTTGGTGAAAAAAGCGATGATGCTCGGAGCATCGGATTATTTTCACAAACCCGGTATGAATGAGCTTGAAATCGAAGCTGCGCTGCAAAAAATAAAGAATGAAGAGGAAAGCCTGCACGCGGCGGGTGAGAATGCCTCAAATGCGGTTCATGACAAAGAAACAACCCTAAAAAAAATGCTTCTTGAGGATCTACATGGTGTCCAGCCATCCAAAATAAAGGAAAGCAACGTGTATGTTCTAATGTTTAGCATTAAAAAATATTCACAGGTTCTCAAAAGATACACAAAAGATAATGCACTCATACTCCCTAATTCGATATTAAACATATTATCCGAACTTCTCTCCAGAGAGGATGAAGTAGAATTCGTACAGCTCGACGAGAACTTATATTCAGTCATCGTTAGCCATAGTGAAACCAAAAGTCTACAAGCTACATTCGCACATGTGAACGATATCGTTTATCTGATCAGTTCCTCTCTTAAGCGGTTTGTAAATATTGATACGGTTTTTGGAATCAGTGAAACTTTTCAATCCTTTAATGGATGGAAACAAGCCACTGCGCAAGCTAAACAGGCATTGGATCGGAAGTTTTATCATCCGAATGACCCGCTGTTTTATTTTCAGCCTCGAAAAGGGGATATGGAAGATGAGCTGGAACGGATAAACACCTATATTGCAGCCATGAAAAACGGGTTGAAAGAAGAAAAGTATGATGAGTTTGCGCTTAATTTGGCGGAGTGGGAACAGTATCTGCAGGACAAAGAGTGTATGAATGAAAGAGATATCCATAAGATTTATCAAGGTTTATTGTTTATGATGGAAGATGGAGAACAATACTTGGAGAATGGAAATAAGCTTGAGGAAATCGAGGATTTTAATGAATTATCATCGTTGTATCACACCCTGTTCAATGAAAAGCTAAGGGAACGCATCTCCCAAAAAAACAAAGAGTATAGTCCGCTTATTCGAAATATTCTTCAGTATATCGAAACCCATTATAAGGAAAACATTTCTCTCAAAAGTTTGGGAGAACATTTCCATGTCAGCGCCAATTATATAAGCCGACTATTTAAACAAGAAGTGGAAAGAGGACTTTTCGATTACATTAACGACATTCGTATTGAAAAAGCAAAAGAGCTGCTAAAGGATTATCGGTACAAAATATACGAGGTAGCCGAGTTGGTCGGATTTAACAGCCAGGTACATTTTGCGATCGTCTTTCATAAATATGTGGGCATGGCCCCGAAAGAATATCGGAAAGAGCAGGTTTGA
- a CDS encoding nitrile hydratase accessory protein, translating to MSQHAKSFIGSIEETMKLPRENGELIFHNPWESRIFAMAVLLSDKGLYPWKSFNGEFVKEIGEAEKEHSETDVASSYYHLWAQALEKLLLEQHLLTQEQLVKRTDEFTSGQRHHVC from the coding sequence ATGAGCCAGCATGCCAAATCCTTTATTGGTTCTATTGAAGAAACGATGAAGTTGCCTCGCGAGAACGGAGAACTTATTTTCCACAATCCGTGGGAAAGCAGAATTTTTGCGATGGCCGTCCTTTTGTCCGATAAGGGATTATATCCGTGGAAGAGCTTTAATGGAGAATTTGTCAAAGAGATCGGGGAAGCCGAAAAGGAGCACTCGGAGACAGATGTCGCTTCCTCTTACTATCATCTATGGGCACAAGCGCTGGAAAAGTTATTACTTGAACAGCATTTGTTGACGCAGGAGCAGTTGGTTAAGCGGACTGACGAGTTTACATCCGGCCAAAGACATCATGTATGTTAA
- a CDS encoding sensor histidine kinase, whose product MTKLRNRLQNLSIKNKLIMVFSCFIIIPYFIIGGTLSWLYENSNRSMILAAAVENNKQIVKNMDSSFNPLLRLAMYPEHDKSIFEIMHKDYASSPYPLYERQRDFNTVGGIIRNSMLLYTDLVESVVIYQSKNHIVVGRSNEGYMDHHYLEHEFYHEPFVQNILRKKGLYVPVGIHPEKLMSFHDDPVVSIGRAIVDPYTKENLGLILLNIGIDKLKTLWSDIQFTEHTRFYLIDENENVMYSKNSSEIGKASGDVLGQDMGSINESEQETRENKDHYIIASTSAITDWKAVTMIPKDEMFGFVDIIVRTIFISLILLLGLSIVASIYIATSITKPLSILNEKMKLVSQGNLDVAIDIQHGEVGRISVTIDHMLREIRRLIQRIYQEEQEKRQLEILALQSQISPHFMYNTLNVIKWMAKLQGVTGIEEALTAFSSVIKFTAKTESDYVTVKEEVEFIQNYTKILDFRYLNKFEVSYEIDPNVLNNKTLKFLLQPLVENAIFHGFDEIAYKGKLKLQIYEDLGDMIMLVTDNGRGMSQAEQVRLEQGRATDRMNSIGIKNIRKRIELHYGEGYGLWITSGESNGTTAKIVIPAMKNENPGE is encoded by the coding sequence ATGACGAAACTTAGAAATAGACTACAAAATTTAAGTATAAAAAATAAACTGATTATGGTTTTTTCATGCTTTATTATTATTCCTTACTTTATCATCGGGGGGACCTTGTCCTGGCTGTATGAGAATTCAAACCGAAGCATGATTTTGGCCGCGGCGGTAGAAAACAATAAGCAAATCGTTAAAAATATGGATAGCTCTTTCAATCCGTTATTGCGCTTGGCTATGTATCCCGAGCATGACAAAAGCATTTTTGAAATCATGCATAAAGACTATGCTTCTTCCCCTTATCCTTTATATGAAAGACAAAGGGATTTCAATACGGTGGGCGGGATTATCAGGAATAGCATGCTGCTCTATACGGATTTGGTGGAATCGGTTGTGATTTACCAAAGCAAAAATCATATCGTCGTCGGCAGAAGCAACGAAGGTTACATGGATCATCATTATTTGGAGCATGAATTCTATCATGAACCGTTTGTGCAAAACATTTTGCGGAAAAAGGGACTATATGTTCCAGTCGGTATTCATCCTGAAAAATTGATGTCTTTTCATGATGATCCTGTCGTCTCGATCGGCCGGGCGATCGTGGACCCGTATACGAAAGAGAATCTCGGGCTGATTCTGTTGAACATCGGGATCGACAAGCTCAAGACGTTATGGAGCGACATTCAATTTACGGAGCATACTAGATTTTACTTGATCGATGAAAACGAAAATGTAATGTACAGCAAAAACAGCAGTGAAATAGGCAAGGCGTCAGGCGATGTACTGGGGCAGGATATGGGAAGCATCAATGAATCAGAACAAGAAACTAGAGAAAACAAAGATCATTATATCATCGCTTCAACTTCAGCCATAACCGATTGGAAAGCCGTTACGATGATTCCGAAAGACGAAATGTTTGGTTTCGTGGATATTATCGTAAGAACCATTTTTATCTCATTAATTCTATTGCTCGGATTGTCCATCGTTGCCTCGATTTATATCGCTACGAGCATTACGAAGCCTCTTTCTATTCTAAATGAGAAAATGAAGCTGGTCTCCCAAGGGAATCTGGATGTAGCCATCGACATTCAACATGGGGAAGTAGGCAGAATAAGCGTTACCATTGATCACATGTTAAGAGAAATCCGAAGATTGATTCAAAGGATATATCAGGAAGAACAAGAAAAGCGGCAGCTGGAGATCCTTGCGCTGCAATCTCAAATCAGCCCCCATTTTATGTACAACACCTTGAACGTTATTAAATGGATGGCCAAGCTGCAGGGAGTAACCGGGATTGAAGAGGCGCTGACGGCATTCTCGTCGGTCATTAAATTTACCGCAAAAACCGAGAGCGACTACGTGACCGTAAAGGAGGAAGTCGAATTTATCCAAAATTACACCAAAATCTTGGACTTCCGTTATCTGAATAAATTCGAGGTTTCTTATGAAATCGACCCCAATGTACTTAACAATAAAACTTTGAAATTTCTTCTCCAGCCTCTGGTGGAAAATGCGATCTTTCACGGGTTTGATGAAATTGCCTATAAAGGGAAGCTAAAGCTTCAAATCTATGAGGATCTGGGCGACATGATCATGCTCGTAACGGATAACGGAAGAGGAATGTCCCAAGCAGAGCAGGTGAGGCTTGAGCAAGGAAGAGCGACCGATCGTATGAATTCGATCGGCATCAAAAATATACGCAAAAGAATAGAGCTGCATTACGGGGAAGGCTATGGCTTATGGATAACAAGTGGAGAAAGCAACGGAACGACGGCAAAAATCGTGATTCCGGCTATGAAAAATGAAAATCCGGGTGAATAA
- the nthA gene encoding nitrile hydratase subunit alpha, translated as MKVNEEHHHHDHDHQHHHHKHPESFDEVRTMAIESLLIEKGLISAQEVDELIHHYVSDIGPMNGAKVVARAWMDPEFKQRLLQSGHQAAAELGIGQIANELVVLENTSTIHHVVVCTLCSCYPWALLGLPPTWYKSTAYRSRVVIDPRSVLREFGLELDDTVEIRVVDSNAEVRYLILPERPQGTEHMTEAELAALITRDSMIGVTKAAAPLERKGDVL; from the coding sequence ATGAAAGTCAATGAAGAGCATCACCACCACGATCATGACCATCAACATCATCACCATAAGCATCCCGAATCGTTTGATGAAGTGAGGACGATGGCGATCGAATCCCTATTAATTGAAAAAGGGCTAATCTCAGCACAAGAAGTTGATGAACTCATCCATCATTACGTGTCCGATATCGGTCCAATGAATGGGGCCAAGGTTGTCGCAAGAGCTTGGATGGACCCCGAATTCAAACAAAGACTTTTGCAAAGCGGACATCAAGCGGCGGCCGAGCTTGGGATAGGACAAATAGCCAACGAATTGGTAGTCTTGGAAAACACATCGACGATTCACCATGTAGTCGTATGCACGCTTTGCTCCTGCTATCCGTGGGCCTTATTAGGTCTGCCTCCAACGTGGTATAAAAGCACTGCCTATCGATCAAGAGTCGTGATTGATCCCAGAAGCGTCCTTCGCGAGTTTGGGCTGGAATTGGATGATACCGTGGAAATCCGGGTAGTGGACAGTAATGCGGAAGTCCGTTACCTCATTTTACCCGAGCGACCTCAAGGCACAGAGCATATGACCGAGGCAGAGCTCGCTGCTCTTATTACCCGGGATTCAATGATCGGGGTAACCAAAGCCGCGGCGCCACTTGAACGGAAAGGAGACGTCCTATGA
- a CDS encoding ABC transporter substrate-binding protein, whose protein sequence is MNKRLAKGALVLMVVILTVLTGCGQSNSKEAGSSHTNELNSKASEAGAKDQPLQELTVATVGDNAVFGPIYLAQEKDLFGKHGLKVKLVSFDVGASTAALISGDVQIAAGGPALVDAALKTSKVKVFGTYGQIALSLYAKNIGTLEELKGHTVGATTPGGAIDTVARTLIRAIGMQQGKDVKVLYTGSNPATLAAISEGKIEAGVISPPATSQAEQMGLKQVAQMSEVKGVLGLYGVMGLNQPFAEKNSHAIESFLKAFKEASELTQTDKAATKAALGKYTKVQDDKVLDVSYDAYKTFWPTDFHLPESETQYILDELSEKNPAAKMTKPVDVVDHRYADAVQ, encoded by the coding sequence ATGAATAAACGGTTGGCAAAAGGTGCGCTTGTGTTGATGGTAGTCATCCTTACCGTATTGACCGGCTGCGGGCAGAGCAATAGTAAGGAGGCCGGTTCCTCCCATACGAATGAGCTGAATTCAAAAGCGTCCGAAGCGGGTGCCAAGGATCAACCGCTTCAGGAGTTGACGGTTGCCACGGTTGGCGATAATGCGGTGTTCGGTCCAATTTATTTGGCTCAGGAAAAGGATCTCTTTGGGAAGCATGGATTGAAGGTGAAGCTGGTTTCCTTTGATGTTGGTGCTTCAACGGCCGCACTTATTTCGGGAGATGTGCAAATTGCTGCCGGCGGACCGGCTCTCGTCGATGCAGCGCTGAAGACAAGTAAAGTAAAGGTATTCGGTACGTACGGGCAAATTGCACTCTCGCTGTACGCCAAAAACATTGGCACGCTAGAAGAATTGAAGGGCCATACGGTCGGTGCGACAACACCGGGTGGAGCCATTGATACCGTTGCCCGCACTCTGATTCGGGCCATAGGAATGCAGCAGGGAAAAGATGTGAAAGTGCTGTATACCGGTAGTAACCCGGCTACTTTAGCTGCGATTAGCGAAGGGAAAATTGAAGCGGGAGTGATCTCCCCGCCGGCGACAAGTCAAGCGGAACAAATGGGATTAAAGCAAGTTGCTCAAATGTCTGAAGTCAAAGGAGTTCTCGGTTTGTACGGTGTCATGGGGCTCAATCAACCGTTTGCCGAGAAAAACTCTCATGCGATTGAAAGCTTTTTAAAAGCGTTTAAGGAGGCCAGTGAACTTACACAAACAGACAAAGCAGCGACCAAAGCAGCTCTCGGAAAGTATACGAAAGTGCAGGACGACAAAGTGCTGGATGTGTCTTACGACGCTTATAAAACGTTTTGGCCGACGGATTTCCATCTACCCGAAAGTGAAACTCAATACATCTTGGATGAATTGAGTGAAAAGAACCCCGCAGCGAAGATGACAAAACCTGTGGACGTTGTAGATCACCGTTATGCGGATGCCGTACAGTGA
- the nthB gene encoding nitrile hydratase subunit beta, with translation MNSIHDVGGMDGFGPIEREENEPVFHEPWEGRMRAMHMLMSKKHRLYHIDESRHTIERMNPIYYLGSTYYQIWLLRMETLLIERGVLTEEEIQEKIARISPVSYTSHLPSYRNVKSYIPSTHRRFALPTTTDTERKDEPIVPKFIRGDLVRVKTMSTLGHTRAPRYVRGKQGVIEEVHGSFILPDTRVHEGIDLYQPVYRVRFEAQELWGKDAAPKDKLIIEMWEDYLELGGVKHESQ, from the coding sequence ATGAACAGCATCCATGATGTTGGCGGTATGGACGGTTTTGGCCCTATTGAAAGAGAAGAGAATGAACCTGTCTTTCATGAGCCGTGGGAAGGCCGGATGAGAGCGATGCATATGCTTATGAGCAAAAAACACCGTCTCTATCATATTGATGAATCCAGACATACCATTGAGAGGATGAACCCGATCTATTATCTTGGCTCTACTTACTACCAGATTTGGCTGTTGAGAATGGAAACCTTATTAATAGAGAGGGGCGTGCTTACCGAAGAGGAGATCCAAGAAAAAATAGCCCGAATCTCTCCGGTATCGTACACATCTCATTTGCCGTCCTATCGAAATGTGAAATCGTATATTCCCTCAACTCATAGAAGATTTGCCCTCCCAACCACTACGGATACAGAGCGGAAGGATGAACCGATTGTACCTAAGTTTATAAGGGGAGATCTTGTGCGAGTGAAGACGATGTCTACTTTGGGGCATACACGTGCGCCCAGATATGTCCGCGGGAAACAGGGAGTGATCGAAGAAGTCCATGGCAGCTTTATTTTGCCGGATACTAGGGTACATGAAGGAATTGATCTTTATCAGCCGGTGTATCGGGTACGCTTTGAAGCCCAAGAGCTGTGGGGGAAGGATGCCGCCCCGAAGGATAAGCTTATTATTGAAATGTGGGAAGATTATTTGGAACTAGGAGGAGTAAAGCATGAAAGTCAATGA
- a CDS encoding ABC transporter permease, producing the protein MNTSQKIADSPNMETPHFSKNQWRTFYYNNERVILGTVGVVLLLAIWETIARLNIVDMMFTSSPVRIWNAGIQYVASEGFVHDIAASGSELLLGFGLSILVGIPLGILMGWYPKLNYLCDPIFNFLYASPRIALVPLFIIWFGIDMGSKVAVIFLSSVFPIVINTLMGVKTIDPMLLNVARSYNAKDRQIFKTIILPSSVPAIISGIRLGLGHALIGVVVGEMTAATQGVGHMMFTAGQTFQTDLVFVGLIIIAGLGVILTGLVQILERHFDKWRVDIRK; encoded by the coding sequence ATGAACACTTCTCAAAAGATTGCGGATTCACCTAACATGGAAACGCCGCATTTCTCCAAAAATCAATGGCGTACGTTCTATTACAATAATGAACGCGTCATTCTGGGCACAGTCGGTGTCGTGCTGCTGTTGGCCATATGGGAGACCATCGCCCGCTTGAACATTGTCGATATGATGTTTACCAGTTCACCGGTTCGAATTTGGAACGCCGGAATCCAGTACGTAGCGTCGGAAGGGTTCGTTCATGACATTGCTGCCAGTGGGTCGGAGCTGCTGTTAGGATTCGGACTATCGATTTTGGTCGGAATTCCTCTCGGGATTTTAATGGGATGGTATCCCAAACTGAACTATTTATGCGATCCGATTTTTAATTTTTTATATGCTTCTCCGCGTATCGCTCTTGTCCCCCTTTTTATCATCTGGTTCGGCATTGATATGGGTTCAAAGGTTGCGGTCATTTTTCTCAGTTCGGTGTTTCCGATTGTGATTAATACACTGATGGGAGTGAAGACGATTGACCCGATGCTGTTAAATGTAGCACGTTCTTACAATGCAAAGGACCGTCAAATTTTTAAAACCATTATTCTGCCAAGCTCGGTACCGGCTATTATTTCAGGAATTCGGCTGGGCCTTGGCCATGCTTTGATAGGGGTCGTCGTAGGAGAGATGACGGCAGCGACACAAGGCGTAGGGCATATGATGTTTACTGCAGGGCAAACCTTCCAAACCGATTTGGTGTTTGTCGGACTCATTATTATTGCGGGACTGGGTGTTATTTTAACCGGACTGGTTCAAATATTGGAGAGACATTTCGACAAGTGGCGTGTGGATATTCGTAAATAA
- a CDS encoding ABC transporter ATP-binding protein — MPTDYKLTAEQVGIEYLVKRTGKVYQAVWDISLRIKSQEFVCIVGPSGCGKSTFLNAVAGLLPHNKGQLVLDGRKITKPGEDRAVVFQSPALLPWRTVVDNVKYGLELRGTGAAVMQEKAMAMIELVGLLGHEHKFPNELSGGMQQRVNLARALASDPELLLLDEPFAALDAQTREVMQTELLRIWQETKKTALFITHQIDEAVFLADRVIVLSKGPGSVVSADMEIRLPRPRTEGTKKEPEFLAMVAEIREIIRLGEKS; from the coding sequence ATGCCTACCGATTATAAACTGACTGCCGAGCAAGTGGGTATTGAATATCTAGTGAAGAGAACAGGAAAGGTTTACCAAGCGGTATGGGATATTTCTCTTCGGATCAAATCTCAGGAGTTTGTATGTATCGTCGGGCCGAGCGGCTGCGGCAAGTCTACTTTTTTGAATGCGGTGGCAGGCCTTCTGCCGCACAATAAAGGTCAATTGGTGTTGGACGGGAGGAAAATTACGAAACCGGGTGAGGATCGGGCGGTTGTTTTTCAGTCTCCCGCACTCCTTCCATGGAGAACGGTTGTTGACAATGTAAAGTACGGGCTGGAACTCCGTGGTACGGGAGCAGCGGTGATGCAGGAGAAAGCCATGGCCATGATTGAACTCGTAGGGCTTCTGGGTCATGAGCATAAGTTTCCTAATGAACTTTCCGGCGGTATGCAGCAACGGGTCAATTTGGCGCGGGCCCTTGCTTCCGACCCGGAGCTGCTGCTTCTGGATGAACCCTTTGCCGCATTAGATGCGCAGACGCGCGAGGTGATGCAAACCGAACTGTTGCGAATTTGGCAGGAAACGAAAAAAACAGCCTTGTTTATTACCCACCAAATCGATGAAGCGGTGTTCCTGGCCGATCGCGTTATCGTTCTATCTAAAGGGCCGGGAAGCGTAGTCAGTGCCGATATGGAGATTCGTCTCCCCAGACCAAGGACTGAGGGAACGAAAAAGGAACCGGAATTTTTAGCTATGGTTGCAGAAATTCGCGAGATTATACGATTGGGCGAAAAGAGCTAA
- a CDS encoding sugar-binding protein has product MKSGGTGGDARHIVLIPQELDNPFWRSVEQGAREASEKYGMTLEYIGPFRIHPPEQIKLLEKTIATKADAILIQGINDPHYRTLIDKAMDQGIPVITVDTDEPGSRRLSYVGTDNLEAGKKMGELVVKAAGSQGSIGVLLGNEEADNQRLRLEGFRSVISRYPELTIIDVRSSNISRLQAARQAEDILLSHPQIRYMVGFSALDGVGMMEAVERVMPQGVNIFAFDDLEDTKEGIRQCRIVSTIVQQPHEMGYNAVSMLNDYFQGNNLLQQYFTAISVSDRNTVGNGTGGNCR; this is encoded by the coding sequence TTGAAATCCGGAGGGACGGGTGGTGATGCTCGTCATATCGTGCTGATCCCCCAAGAGCTAGACAATCCGTTCTGGCGATCAGTAGAGCAAGGGGCTCGAGAAGCCTCCGAAAAGTACGGCATGACTCTTGAATATATCGGCCCGTTCCGAATCCATCCTCCCGAGCAAATCAAGCTGTTAGAGAAAACCATTGCCACCAAAGCCGATGCGATTTTGATCCAGGGAATCAATGACCCGCACTATCGGACGCTGATTGACAAGGCCATGGACCAAGGGATTCCCGTAATTACCGTTGATACGGATGAACCGGGAAGCCGGAGGCTGTCTTACGTAGGCACTGATAATTTGGAAGCAGGGAAAAAGATGGGTGAGCTTGTCGTGAAAGCAGCGGGAAGTCAGGGCAGCATAGGTGTACTGCTCGGTAATGAAGAAGCGGATAATCAACGGCTGCGGCTCGAAGGCTTTCGCTCCGTAATCAGCCGTTATCCCGAGCTTACGATCATCGATGTTCGTTCGTCGAATATTTCTCGTCTCCAAGCAGCGAGACAAGCGGAGGACATCCTGTTAAGCCATCCGCAAATCCGCTATATGGTTGGGTTCAGCGCACTCGATGGAGTGGGGATGATGGAGGCAGTTGAACGTGTCATGCCGCAAGGAGTGAACATTTTCGCATTCGATGATTTGGAGGATACGAAGGAAGGCATTCGGCAATGCAGGATTGTGTCGACAATTGTACAGCAGCCCCATGAAATGGGGTATAATGCCGTATCGATGCTGAATGATTATTTCCAAGGAAATAATCTGCTGCAGCAGTACTTTACCGCTATCTCTGTGTCCGACCGAAATACAGTCGGTAACGGAACCGGAGGAAATTGCCGATGA
- a CDS encoding methyl-accepting chemotaxis protein has product MQSLQTKMMQLFSTLILIAVTSIGISIYTSSVQLVTQSIGNQAMSVLTYSLKSFNPSVFEAITPEKGETDDYTLMRQKLNEIREANGLKYLYTIRRAEESGIAEYRYVVDGMPLNSEEASGLGETEDEGTDAFATVFETGAPLVGDLDASDEYGATLSAYAPIKNADGAIIGIIGADFDASEINDLLNKNKIQSLIVSAITMIITLVLVFFLAKCLVRPLRKLTAQIGRVGEGDLTIDMETKRNDEIGALTRAFQQTVYDLRRLIYAIQQNADRLKKSSEDLAENSTRTEQYSSLISHTMREVAAGAEMQLQHSIETSSSMNEVSHGVNRIAISASNVSEASRNTIRIAESGNETVQQVMMQMDNIRGASETMQNVVSGLNQRSEKIGEIVGVMTSIAAQTNILALNAGIEAARAGEQGRGFAVVAVQIRKLAEQAALSSGEIASLVEAVQEEIKHAAKAIDTNMQEVQSGQEVAKEASRTFEIIRKEIEKVAVQFEEVSDSTQLISGTAEEVTASVSEVSEITERAAGHFTEVSTASEDQLKRLKEMADATVSLNQMAEELYQLVIKFKV; this is encoded by the coding sequence TTGCAAAGTCTTCAAACTAAAATGATGCAGCTTTTTTCCACGTTGATTCTTATAGCTGTGACCTCCATTGGGATCAGCATTTACACCAGCAGTGTACAACTGGTAACTCAAAGCATTGGAAACCAGGCGATGTCGGTGTTAACTTATTCTCTCAAGTCCTTTAATCCTTCAGTGTTTGAGGCCATAACTCCTGAAAAAGGAGAGACGGACGATTATACATTGATGCGCCAGAAGCTGAACGAGATTAGAGAAGCAAACGGGTTGAAATATTTGTATACGATACGGCGGGCGGAAGAGAGCGGTATAGCGGAGTACAGATATGTGGTGGACGGGATGCCGTTAAACAGTGAAGAAGCATCCGGGTTAGGCGAGACGGAGGATGAAGGGACCGATGCTTTTGCCACAGTGTTCGAAACGGGTGCTCCGTTAGTAGGAGATCTGGATGCTTCGGATGAATACGGTGCTACGCTATCGGCCTACGCCCCGATTAAGAATGCCGATGGAGCAATCATTGGAATCATCGGAGCTGATTTTGACGCAAGCGAAATCAATGACCTGCTGAACAAAAATAAAATTCAAAGTCTTATCGTTTCTGCAATAACGATGATCATTACGCTTGTTCTCGTTTTTTTCCTGGCGAAATGTCTCGTTCGTCCACTTCGTAAACTGACGGCGCAGATTGGGAGAGTCGGAGAAGGCGATTTGACCATCGATATGGAAACGAAACGAAATGATGAGATCGGGGCTTTGACACGGGCTTTCCAGCAAACGGTGTACGATTTACGGCGGCTCATTTACGCAATTCAGCAAAATGCTGATCGCTTGAAGAAATCGTCCGAGGATTTAGCGGAAAACAGCACTAGGACAGAGCAGTATAGCTCGCTTATCAGCCATACCATGCGGGAAGTGGCAGCGGGAGCGGAAATGCAGCTTCAGCACTCAATTGAAACCTCTAGCTCGATGAATGAGGTATCTCACGGCGTAAACCGGATCGCGATCTCCGCTTCGAATGTATCGGAAGCTTCGCGGAATACGATTAGGATTGCGGAAAGCGGAAATGAAACGGTACAGCAAGTTATGATGCAAATGGATAATATTCGCGGAGCGAGCGAAACCATGCAGAACGTCGTTTCCGGTTTAAATCAACGCTCGGAGAAAATCGGGGAAATCGTAGGCGTGATGACGTCGATTGCCGCTCAAACCAATATATTGGCCTTAAACGCCGGAATTGAGGCTGCACGTGCTGGAGAGCAGGGCCGCGGATTCGCCGTCGTAGCGGTCCAAATCCGAAAGCTGGCCGAACAAGCTGCTTTATCGAGCGGAGAGATTGCTTCTTTAGTTGAAGCTGTACAGGAAGAGATCAAGCATGCGGCAAAGGCCATTGATACCAATATGCAGGAGGTCCAGTCCGGACAAGAGGTCGCTAAGGAAGCGAGCCGGACGTTTGAAATCATTAGGAAGGAAATCGAGAAGGTGGCCGTTCAATTCGAGGAGGTATCGGACAGTACGCAGCTTATTTCCGGCACTGCGGAAGAAGTGACTGCATCGGTCTCGGAGGTCTCGGAGATTACGGAAAGGGCTGCGGGTCATTTTACCGAAGTATCGACGGCTTCGGAGGACCAGTTGAAACGATTGAAGGAAATGGCGGATGCAACGGTATCGTTAAATCAAATGGCGGAAGAACTGTATCAACTGGTTATTAAATTTAAAGTTTGA